A stretch of Lathyrus oleraceus cultivar Zhongwan6 chromosome 6, CAAS_Psat_ZW6_1.0, whole genome shotgun sequence DNA encodes these proteins:
- the LOC127091291 gene encoding extensin-2 isoform X16: MTARGSDPIRGRFRPEMAMALAIVLISTTVVSVAADGYPYSSPPPPTYEYKSPPPSTPSPPPPYEYKSPPPPPIEPPYEYKSPPPPPIEHKAPPYEYKSPPPPSASPPPPYEYKSPPPPSSSPPPPYYYKSPPPPSPSPPPPYYYKSPPPPSPSPPPPYYYKSPPPPSPVYKYNSPPPPSPTYVYKSPPPPTPVYKYKSPPPPSPTYVYKSPPPPTPVYKYKSPPPPSPTYVYKSPPPPTPVYKYKSPPPPSPTYVYKSPPPPTPVYKPPYYYNSPPPPTPVYKYKSPPPPSPTYVYKSPPPPTPVYKPPYYYNSPPPPTPVYKYNSPPPPSPTYVYKSPPPPAPVYKYNSPPPPTPVYKYNSPPPPSPVYKYNSPPPPSPVYVYKSPPPPTPVYKPPYYYNSPPPPTPVYKYNSPPPPSPTYVYKSPPPPSPVYKPPYYYNSPPPPTPVYKYNSPPPPTPVYKYNSPPPPTYYYNSPPPPVKSPPPPTPYYYQSPPPPKYTPPPYYYSSPPPPVVYPPHPYHHSLIVKVVGKVYSYKCYNWEYPEKSHDKKHLKGAVVEVKCKAGRNIIKAYGKTKNNGKYAITIPNFNYVKYGPTVCKAKLHAPPKGSPFNIPTKLNEGTDLWVKSKDKYEVVLKAKPFAYASKKHYEECEKPKPSPTPYYYKSPPPPTPTYIYKSPPPPSPTYVYKSPPPPSPIYKPPYYYNSPPPPTPVYKYNSPPPPSPTYVYKSPPPPSPAYKPPYYYNSPPPPTPVYKYNSPPPPSPTYVYKSPPPPSPIYKPPYYYNSPPPPTPVYKYNSPPPPSPTYVYKSPPPPSPVYKPPYYYNSPPPPTPVYKYNSPPPPSPTYVYKSPPPPSPVYKPPYYYNSPPPPTPVYKYNSPPPPSPTYVYKSPPPPSPAYKPPYYYNSPPPPTPVYKYNSPPPPSPTYVYKSPPPPSPVYKPPYYYNSPPPPTPVYKYSSPPPPTPVYKYNSPPPPSPTYVYKSPPPPSPVYKPPYYYNSPPPPSPTYKYNSPPPPSPTYVYKSPPPPSPTYVYKSPPPPSPVYKPPYYYNSPPPPTPVYKYNSPPPPTPVYKYNSPPPPTPIYKPPYYYNSPPPPTPVYKYNSPPPPTPVYKYNSPPPPTPVYKYNSPPPPSPVYKYNSPPPPSPVYKYNSPPPPSPVYKYNSPPPPTPVYKYNSPPPPTPVYKYNSPPPPTPVYKYKSPPPPSPTYEYKSPPPPTPVYKYKSPPPPSPTYVYKSPPPPTPVYKYNSPPPPSPSHPPPYYYNSPPPPSPSPPPPYYYQSPPPPSSSPPPPYYYQSPPPPSPTPHTPYYYKSPPPPTSSPPPPYHYVSPPPPTSSPPPPYHYTSPPPPSPSPAPTYIYKSPPPPVKSPPPPAYIYASPPPPIYK; encoded by the exons ATGACTGCTAGGGGCAGTGACCCCATAAGGGGTCGGTTTCGGCCGGAAATGGCCATGGCATTGGCCATTGTTCTGATTTCTACTACTGTGGTTTCTGTTGCTGCTGATGGTTACCCATACAGTTCTCCTCCACCACCAACTTATGAGTACAAGTCACCTCCACCATCAACTCCTTCACCACCACCTCCTTATGAGTACAAGTCACCCCCTCCACCACCCATTGAACCTCCTTATGAGTACAAGTCACCCCCTCCACCACCCATTGAACATAAGGCTCCACCATATGAGTACAAGTCACCTCCACCACCATCTGCCTCACCCCCACCTCCTTATGAGTACAAGTCTCCTCCACCACCTTCTTCATCACCTCCACCTCCTTACTACTATAAATCTCCACCACCACCCTCTCCCTCACCTCCACCACCTTACTACTACAAATCTCCTCCACCACCCTCTCCTTCCCCTCCTCCACCTTACTATTACAAGTCTCCCCCACCACCATCACCTGTTTACAAATACAATTCACCACCTCCACCATCACCAACTTATGTGTACAAATCTCCTCCTCCTCCAACACCAGTTTATAAATATAAATCACCACCTCCACCATCACCAACATATGTGTACAAGTCTCCTCCTCCTCCAACACCAGTTTACAAGTATAAGTCACCACCTCCACCATCACCAACATATGTGTACAAGTCTCCTCCTCCTCCAACACCAGTTTACAAGTATAAGTCACCACCTCCACCATCACCAACATATGTGTACAAGTCTCCTCCTCCTCCAACACCGGTATACAAACCTCCATACTACTACAATTCACCTCCTCCTCCAACACCAGTTTACAAATACAAATCACCACCTCCTCCATCACCAACTTACGTGTACAAGTCTCCTCCTCCACCAACACCAGTATACAAACCCCCATACTACTATAACTCACCTCCTCCTCCAACACCAGTTTACAAGTATAATTCACCACCTCCACCATCACCAACTTACGTGTACAAGTCTCCTCCTCCTCCCGCACCAGTTTATAAGTACAACTCACCACCTCCTCCAACACCAGTATACAAATACAACTCACCACCTCCTCCATCACCAGTTTACAAGTACAACTCACCACCTCCTCCATCACCAGTTTACGTCTACAAGTCACCACCCCCACCAACACCTGTATACAAACCCCCATACTACTACAACTCACCTCCTCCTCCAACACCAGTGTACAAGTACAATTCACCACCTCCACCGTCACCAACTTACGTGTACAAGTCACCACCCCCACCATCACCTGTATACAAACCCCCATACTACTACAACTCACCTCCTCCTCCAACACCAGTGTACAAGTACAATTCACCTCCTCCTCCAACACCGGTGTACAAATATAATTCACCTCCTCCTCCAACTTACTACTACAATTCGCCACCACCTCCGGTAAAATCTCCTCCTCCACCAACACCTTACTACTACCAATCTCCACCACCACCCAAGTACACTCCACCTCCATACTACTATAGCTCTCCTCCTCCCCCTGTTGTGTATCCCCCACATCCATATCACCACTCATTGATTGTGAAGGTAGTGGGTAAAGTCTACAGCTACAAGTGCTATAACTGGGAGTATCCTGAAAAGTCTCATGACAAGAAACACCTCAAAG GTGCTGTTGTTGAGGTCAAATGCAAAGCTGGAAGGAACATCATCAAGGCGTACGGTAAAACTAAGAACAATGGAAAGTACGCCATCACAATTCCAAACTTTAACTATGTGAAATATGGTCCCACAGTGTGCAAAGCCAAACTACATGCTCCACCTAAAGGCTCTCCATTCAACATCCCAACTAAGCTCAATGAGGGAACCGACTTGTGGGTAAAATCTAAAGACAAGTATGAAGTTGTGCTCAAGGCAAAGCCATTCGCCTATGCTTCTAAGAAGCATTATGAAGAATGTGAAAAGCCTAAGCCTTCACCAACTCCTTACTACTACAAGTCACCTCCTCCTCCTACACCAACTTACATATACAAGTCACCACCCCCACCATCACCAACTTATGTGTACAAGTCACCACCTCCACCATCACCTATATACAAACCCCCATATTACTACAACTCACCTCCTCCTCCAACACCAGTTTACAAGTACAATTCACCACCTCCACCATCACCAACTTACGTGTACAAGTCACCACCTCCACCATCACCTGCATACAAACCCCCATACTACTATAACTCACCTCCTCCTCCAACACCGGTTTACAAGTACAACTCACCACCTCCACCGTCACCAACATACGTGTATAAATCACCACCACCACCATCACCTATATACAAACCCCCGTACTACTACAATTCACCTCCTCCTCCAACACCAGTTTACAAGTACAATTCACCACCTCCACCATCACCAACTTATGTGTACAAGTCACCACCCCCACCATCACCGGTATACAAACCCCCGTACTACTACAACTCACCTCCTCCCCCAACACCAGTTTACAAATACAACTCACCTCCTCCACCGTCACCAACATACGTGTACAAGTCACCACCCCCACCATCACCTGTGTACAAACCCCCATACTACTACAACTCACCTCCTCCTCCAACCCCAGTTTACAAGTACAATTCACCACCCCCACCGTCACCAACATATGTCTACAAGTCTCCACCCCCGCCATCACCTGCGTACAAACCCCCATACTATTACAACTCACCTCCTCCACCAACGCCTGTTTATAAGTACAATTCTCCACCTCCACCGTCACCAACTTATGTGTACAAGTCACCACCCCCACCATCACCTGTATACAAACCCCCATACTACTATAACTCGCCTCCTCCTCCAACACCAGTTTACAAATACAGTTCACCTCCTCCTCCAACACCGGTTTATAAGTACAATTCACCTCCTCCACCATCACCAACTTACGTGTACAAGTCACCACCCCCACCATCACCGGTATACAAACCCCCATACTACTACAATTCACCTCCTCCACCATCACCAACTTACAAGTACAATTCACCACCTCCGCCATCACCAACTTATGTGTATAAGTCACCACCTCCACCATCACCAACTTATGTGTATAAGTCACCACCTCCACCATCACCTGTGTACAAACCCCCGTACTACTACAACTCACCTCCTCCTCCAACACCAGTTTACAAGTACAATTCACCTCCTCCACCAACACCAGTTTACAAGTACAATTCACCTCCTCCACCAACACCTATATACAAACCTCCATACTACTACAATTCACCTCCTCCTCCAACCCCAGTTTACAAGTACAACTCACCTCCTCCTCCAACACCGGTTTACAAATACAACTCCC CTCCTCCTCCAACACCGGTTTACAAATACAACTCACCTCCTCCTCCATCACCGGTTTACAAGTACAACTCACCTCCTCCTCCATCAC CGGTTTACAAGTACAACTCCCCTCCTCCTCCATCACCGGTTTACAAGTACAACTCCCCCCCTCCTCCAACACCGGTTTACAAGTACAACTCCCCTCCTCCTCCAACACCGGTTTACAAGTACAACTCCCCACCTCCTCCAACACCGGTTTACAAGTACAAGTCACCACCTCCACCGTCACCAACTTACGAGTACAAATCTCCTCCTCCTCCAACACCAGTTTACAAGTACAAATCTCCACCTCCACCATCACCTACATATGTGTACAAGTCTCCTCCACCACCAACACCAGTTTACAAGTACAACTCACCACCTCCACCATCCCCATCACATCCCCCTCCATACTATTACAATTCTCCCCCACCGCCATCACCATCCCCACCTCCACCTTACTATTACCAATCCCCACCACCACCATCCTCTTCTCCACCACCTCCTTATTACTATCAAAGTCCTCCTCCCCCGTCTCCCACTCCTCATACTCCCTACTACTACAAATCCCCTCCACCACCAACGTCATCTCCTCCACCTCCTTACCACTATGTGAGTCCTCCCCCACCAACATCATCTCCTCCCCCACCATACCACTACACATCGCCACCTCCTCCCTCCCCGTCTCCTGCTCCCACATACATTTACAAATCACCTCCCCCACCAGTGAAATCGCCTCCCCCACCAGCTTACATTTATGCATCCCCACCACCACCTATCTACAAGTAA
- the LOC127091291 gene encoding uncharacterized protein LOC127091291 isoform X17, with translation MTARGSDPIRGRFRPEMAMALAIVLISTTVVSVAADGYPYSSPPPPTYEYKSPPPSTPSPPPPYEYKSPPPPPIEPPYEYKSPPPPPIEHKAPPYEYKSPPPPSASPPPPYEYKSPPPPSSSPPPPYYYKSPPPPSPSPPPPYYYKSPPPPSPSPPPPYYYKSPPPPSPVYKYNSPPPPSPTYVYKSPPPPTPVYKYKSPPPPSPTYVYKSPPPPTPVYKYKSPPPPSPTYVYKSPPPPTPVYKYKSPPPPSPTYVYKSPPPPTPVYKPPYYYNSPPPPTPVYKYKSPPPPSPTYVYKSPPPPTPVYKPPYYYNSPPPPTPVYKYNSPPPPSPTYVYKSPPPPAPVYKYNSPPPPTPVYKYNSPPPPSPVYKYNSPPPPSPVYVYKSPPPPTPVYKPPYYYNSPPPPTPVYKYNSPPPPSPTYVYKSPPPPSPVYKPPYYYNSPPPPTPVYKYNSPPPPTPVYKYNSPPPPTYYYNSPPPPVKSPPPPTPYYYQSPPPPKYTPPPYYYSSPPPPVVYPPHPYHHSLIVKVVGKVYSYKCYNWEYPEKSHDKKHLKGAVVEVKCKAGRNIIKAYGKTKNNGKYAITIPNFNYVKYGPTVCKAKLHAPPKGSPFNIPTKLNEGTDLWVKSKDKYEVVLKAKPFAYASKKHYEECEKPKPSPTPYYYKSPPPPTPTYIYKSPPPPSPTYVYKSPPPPSPIYKPPYYYNSPPPPTPVYKYNSPPPPSPTYVYKSPPPPSPAYKPPYYYNSPPPPTPVYKYNSPPPPSPTYVYKSPPPPSPIYKPPYYYNSPPPPTPVYKYNSPPPPSPTYVYKSPPPPSPVYKPPYYYNSPPPPTPVYKYNSPPPPSPTYVYKSPPPPSPVYKPPYYYNSPPPPTPVYKYNSPPPPSPTYVYKSPPPPSPAYKPPYYYNSPPPPTPVYKYNSPPPPSPTYVYKSPPPPSPVYKPPYYYNSPPPPTPVYKYSSPPPPTPVYKYNSPPPPSPTYVYKSPPPPSPVYKPPYYYNSPPPPSPTYKYNSPPPPSPTYVYKSPPPPSPTYVYKSPPPPSPVYKPPYYYNSPPPPTPVYKYNSPPPPTPVYKYNSPPPPTPIYKPPYYYNSPPPPTPVYKYNSPPPPTPVYKYNSPPPPSPVYKYNSPPPPSPVYKYNSPPPPSPVYKYNSPPPPTPVYKYNSPPPPTPVYKYNSPPPPTPVYKYKSPPPPSPTYEYKSPPPPTPVYKYKSPPPPSPTYVYKSPPPPTPVYKYNSPPPPSPSHPPPYYYNSPPPPSPSPPPPYYYQSPPPPSSSPPPPYYYQSPPPPSPTPHTPYYYKSPPPPTSSPPPPYHYVSPPPPTSSPPPPYHYTSPPPPSPSPAPTYIYKSPPPPVKSPPPPAYIYASPPPPIYK, from the exons ATGACTGCTAGGGGCAGTGACCCCATAAGGGGTCGGTTTCGGCCGGAAATGGCCATGGCATTGGCCATTGTTCTGATTTCTACTACTGTGGTTTCTGTTGCTGCTGATGGTTACCCATACAGTTCTCCTCCACCACCAACTTATGAGTACAAGTCACCTCCACCATCAACTCCTTCACCACCACCTCCTTATGAGTACAAGTCACCCCCTCCACCACCCATTGAACCTCCTTATGAGTACAAGTCACCCCCTCCACCACCCATTGAACATAAGGCTCCACCATATGAGTACAAGTCACCTCCACCACCATCTGCCTCACCCCCACCTCCTTATGAGTACAAGTCTCCTCCACCACCTTCTTCATCACCTCCACCTCCTTACTACTATAAATCTCCACCACCACCCTCTCCCTCACCTCCACCACCTTACTACTACAAATCTCCTCCACCACCCTCTCCTTCCCCTCCTCCACCTTACTATTACAAGTCTCCCCCACCACCATCACCTGTTTACAAATACAATTCACCACCTCCACCATCACCAACTTATGTGTACAAATCTCCTCCTCCTCCAACACCAGTTTATAAATATAAATCACCACCTCCACCATCACCAACATATGTGTACAAGTCTCCTCCTCCTCCAACACCAGTTTACAAGTATAAGTCACCACCTCCACCATCACCAACATATGTGTACAAGTCTCCTCCTCCTCCAACACCAGTTTACAAGTATAAGTCACCACCTCCACCATCACCAACATATGTGTACAAGTCTCCTCCTCCTCCAACACCGGTATACAAACCTCCATACTACTACAATTCACCTCCTCCTCCAACACCAGTTTACAAATACAAATCACCACCTCCTCCATCACCAACTTACGTGTACAAGTCTCCTCCTCCACCAACACCAGTATACAAACCCCCATACTACTATAACTCACCTCCTCCTCCAACACCAGTTTACAAGTATAATTCACCACCTCCACCATCACCAACTTACGTGTACAAGTCTCCTCCTCCTCCCGCACCAGTTTATAAGTACAACTCACCACCTCCTCCAACACCAGTATACAAATACAACTCACCACCTCCTCCATCACCAGTTTACAAGTACAACTCACCACCTCCTCCATCACCAGTTTACGTCTACAAGTCACCACCCCCACCAACACCTGTATACAAACCCCCATACTACTACAACTCACCTCCTCCTCCAACACCAGTGTACAAGTACAATTCACCACCTCCACCGTCACCAACTTACGTGTACAAGTCACCACCCCCACCATCACCTGTATACAAACCCCCATACTACTACAACTCACCTCCTCCTCCAACACCAGTGTACAAGTACAATTCACCTCCTCCTCCAACACCGGTGTACAAATATAATTCACCTCCTCCTCCAACTTACTACTACAATTCGCCACCACCTCCGGTAAAATCTCCTCCTCCACCAACACCTTACTACTACCAATCTCCACCACCACCCAAGTACACTCCACCTCCATACTACTATAGCTCTCCTCCTCCCCCTGTTGTGTATCCCCCACATCCATATCACCACTCATTGATTGTGAAGGTAGTGGGTAAAGTCTACAGCTACAAGTGCTATAACTGGGAGTATCCTGAAAAGTCTCATGACAAGAAACACCTCAAAG GTGCTGTTGTTGAGGTCAAATGCAAAGCTGGAAGGAACATCATCAAGGCGTACGGTAAAACTAAGAACAATGGAAAGTACGCCATCACAATTCCAAACTTTAACTATGTGAAATATGGTCCCACAGTGTGCAAAGCCAAACTACATGCTCCACCTAAAGGCTCTCCATTCAACATCCCAACTAAGCTCAATGAGGGAACCGACTTGTGGGTAAAATCTAAAGACAAGTATGAAGTTGTGCTCAAGGCAAAGCCATTCGCCTATGCTTCTAAGAAGCATTATGAAGAATGTGAAAAGCCTAAGCCTTCACCAACTCCTTACTACTACAAGTCACCTCCTCCTCCTACACCAACTTACATATACAAGTCACCACCCCCACCATCACCAACTTATGTGTACAAGTCACCACCTCCACCATCACCTATATACAAACCCCCATATTACTACAACTCACCTCCTCCTCCAACACCAGTTTACAAGTACAATTCACCACCTCCACCATCACCAACTTACGTGTACAAGTCACCACCTCCACCATCACCTGCATACAAACCCCCATACTACTATAACTCACCTCCTCCTCCAACACCGGTTTACAAGTACAACTCACCACCTCCACCGTCACCAACATACGTGTATAAATCACCACCACCACCATCACCTATATACAAACCCCCGTACTACTACAATTCACCTCCTCCTCCAACACCAGTTTACAAGTACAATTCACCACCTCCACCATCACCAACTTATGTGTACAAGTCACCACCCCCACCATCACCGGTATACAAACCCCCGTACTACTACAACTCACCTCCTCCCCCAACACCAGTTTACAAATACAACTCACCTCCTCCACCGTCACCAACATACGTGTACAAGTCACCACCCCCACCATCACCTGTGTACAAACCCCCATACTACTACAACTCACCTCCTCCTCCAACCCCAGTTTACAAGTACAATTCACCACCCCCACCGTCACCAACATATGTCTACAAGTCTCCACCCCCGCCATCACCTGCGTACAAACCCCCATACTATTACAACTCACCTCCTCCACCAACGCCTGTTTATAAGTACAATTCTCCACCTCCACCGTCACCAACTTATGTGTACAAGTCACCACCCCCACCATCACCTGTATACAAACCCCCATACTACTATAACTCGCCTCCTCCTCCAACACCAGTTTACAAATACAGTTCACCTCCTCCTCCAACACCGGTTTATAAGTACAATTCACCTCCTCCACCATCACCAACTTACGTGTACAAGTCACCACCCCCACCATCACCGGTATACAAACCCCCATACTACTACAATTCACCTCCTCCACCATCACCAACTTACAAGTACAATTCACCACCTCCGCCATCACCAACTTATGTGTATAAGTCACCACCTCCACCATCACCAACTTATGTGTATAAGTCACCACCTCCACCATCACCTGTGTACAAACCCCCGTACTACTACAACTCACCTCCTCCTCCAACACCAGTTTACAAGTACAATTCACCTCCTCCACCAACACCAGTTTACAAGTACAATTCACCTCCTCCACCAACACCTATATACAAACCTCCATACTACTACAATTCACCTCCTCCTCCAACCCCAGTTTACAAGTACAACTCACCTCCTCCTCCAACACCGGTTTACAAATACAACTCCC CTCCTCCTCCATCACCGGTTTACAAGTACAACTCACCTCCTCCTCCATCAC CGGTTTACAAGTACAACTCCCCTCCTCCTCCATCACCGGTTTACAAGTACAACTCCCCCCCTCCTCCAACACCGGTTTACAAGTACAACTCCCCTCCTCCTCCAACACCGGTTTACAAGTACAACTCCCCACCTCCTCCAACACCGGTTTACAAGTACAAGTCACCACCTCCACCGTCACCAACTTACGAGTACAAATCTCCTCCTCCTCCAACACCAGTTTACAAGTACAAATCTCCACCTCCACCATCACCTACATATGTGTACAAGTCTCCTCCACCACCAACACCAGTTTACAAGTACAACTCACCACCTCCACCATCCCCATCACATCCCCCTCCATACTATTACAATTCTCCCCCACCGCCATCACCATCCCCACCTCCACCTTACTATTACCAATCCCCACCACCACCATCCTCTTCTCCACCACCTCCTTATTACTATCAAAGTCCTCCTCCCCCGTCTCCCACTCCTCATACTCCCTACTACTACAAATCCCCTCCACCACCAACGTCATCTCCTCCACCTCCTTACCACTATGTGAGTCCTCCCCCACCAACATCATCTCCTCCCCCACCATACCACTACACATCGCCACCTCCTCCCTCCCCGTCTCCTGCTCCCACATACATTTACAAATCACCTCCCCCACCAGTGAAATCGCCTCCCCCACCAGCTTACATTTATGCATCCCCACCACCACCTATCTACAAGTAA